A genomic segment from Kyrpidia tusciae DSM 2912 encodes:
- a CDS encoding cytochrome ubiquinol oxidase subunit I: MNPVELARWQFAITTIYHFLFVPLTIGMVLLIAVMETIYVRTGRDVYKKMAEFWGKLFLINFAVGVVTGILQEFQFGMNWSAYSRFVGDVFGAPLAIEGLLAFFMESTFIGLWLFGRDRISKRLHLASIWLVAAGTVLSAFWILTANSFMQEPVGFTLRNGRAEMSDFLGLLTNPQLWVEFPHTVLGAFATGAFFIAGVSAWQILRQRHVDLFRRSFQIAIPVAMVSSILVALVGHEQAQHLVQAQPMKMAASEALWNTSPESAPWTVFALIDEKTGRNTMEVQVPHLLSILAYNRIDGQVEGINQLQQQYVQQYGPGNYVPPVQLTFWSFRIMVLAGTLMILLGLYGSYLVAKRKLANSRRYLQLMVPAAGLPFVANISGWVMTEVGRQPWTVFGFLKTVDSVSPAVSPGEILFTLISFTAMYGILAAVDIFLFVRTIRRGPDEPAPDVPETDPFSEVKTGAVAQ; this comes from the coding sequence TTGAACCCCGTTGAACTGGCACGGTGGCAGTTCGCGATCACGACCATTTATCACTTTCTGTTCGTCCCCCTGACCATCGGCATGGTCCTGCTCATCGCCGTCATGGAAACTATATACGTCCGCACCGGCCGGGACGTTTACAAAAAGATGGCCGAGTTTTGGGGGAAGCTTTTCCTCATTAACTTTGCGGTGGGAGTGGTCACCGGCATCCTGCAGGAGTTTCAGTTCGGCATGAACTGGTCGGCCTATTCCCGGTTCGTCGGGGACGTGTTCGGCGCTCCGCTGGCGATCGAAGGACTTTTGGCGTTTTTCATGGAGTCCACTTTTATCGGGCTTTGGCTGTTCGGTCGGGACCGCATTTCCAAACGCCTCCATCTCGCCTCGATTTGGCTGGTGGCGGCGGGGACCGTCCTCTCGGCCTTCTGGATCCTCACGGCCAACTCGTTTATGCAGGAACCCGTCGGGTTCACCCTTCGCAACGGACGCGCGGAGATGTCCGATTTTCTCGGACTCCTGACCAACCCGCAGCTCTGGGTGGAGTTCCCGCACACGGTCCTCGGGGCGTTCGCCACCGGAGCCTTTTTCATCGCGGGGGTGAGCGCCTGGCAAATTTTAAGGCAACGGCATGTCGATCTGTTCCGGCGCTCTTTTCAAATCGCCATTCCGGTGGCCATGGTGTCCAGCATTCTGGTCGCCTTGGTCGGCCACGAACAAGCGCAACATCTTGTGCAGGCGCAACCCATGAAAATGGCCGCATCCGAAGCCCTTTGGAATACGAGTCCGGAATCGGCGCCCTGGACGGTGTTCGCGCTCATCGATGAAAAGACCGGCCGGAACACGATGGAAGTGCAGGTTCCCCACCTGCTCAGCATTCTGGCCTATAACCGGATTGACGGCCAAGTGGAAGGAATCAACCAGTTACAGCAACAATATGTTCAGCAGTACGGGCCCGGCAACTACGTCCCTCCGGTGCAGCTCACGTTCTGGAGTTTTCGAATCATGGTGCTCGCGGGTACCCTGATGATCCTCCTGGGCCTGTACGGGAGTTACCTCGTCGCCAAAAGGAAACTTGCGAACAGCCGCCGTTATCTGCAACTGATGGTCCCGGCCGCGGGGTTGCCGTTTGTGGCCAATATCAGCGGCTGGGTCATGACGGAGGTGGGGAGACAGCCGTGGACTGTGTTCGGTTTTCTGAAAACGGTCGACTCGGTGTCGCCGGCCGTGAGCCCGGGGGAGATCTTGTTCACCCTCATCAGTTTCACGGCCATGTATGGAATCCTCGCGGCGGTGGATATCTTTCTGTTCGTCCGGACCATCCGCCGGGGTCCCGATGAACCGGCTCCGGATGTGCCGGAAACAGATCCCTTTTCGGAGGTGAAGACCGGTGCCGTGGCTCAATGA